The Mycolicibacterium smegmatis genome has a window encoding:
- a CDS encoding GlsB/YeaQ/YmgE family stress response membrane protein, with amino-acid sequence MDVLAATEILARSSTLTSVGWIGYIIIGAIAGWIAGKIVKGGGSGLLMNIVIGVVGALIGGFLLSFFLDTAGGGWWFTLFTAILGSVILLWLVGMVRSRS; translated from the coding sequence ATGGACGTACTGGCAGCAACCGAGATCCTGGCGCGCTCGAGCACGCTGACGAGTGTCGGCTGGATCGGCTACATCATCATCGGCGCGATCGCCGGCTGGATCGCGGGCAAGATCGTCAAAGGCGGCGGATCGGGGCTCCTGATGAACATCGTCATCGGAGTGGTCGGCGCGCTCATCGGCGGCTTTTTGCTCAGCTTCTTCCTCGACACCGCGGGCGGCGGCTGGTGGTTCACCCTGTTCACGGCCATCCTGGGCTCGGTGATCCTGCTGTGGCTTGTCGGTATGGTGCGCAGCCGTAGCTGA
- a CDS encoding CDGP domain-containing protein translates to MKALIGLAVGALAAGGIALATASPASAGCQGGWTPWGGGTTCDGPIAQDGTFQRCVTAGALGFGGTNCYLLNVNNLAGNIPYVGP, encoded by the coding sequence ATGAAGGCACTGATCGGACTGGCTGTCGGCGCACTCGCGGCCGGCGGCATCGCCCTGGCGACGGCGTCGCCTGCGAGTGCCGGATGTCAGGGTGGATGGACACCGTGGGGTGGCGGGACCACGTGTGACGGGCCCATCGCCCAGGACGGCACGTTCCAGCGCTGCGTCACCGCGGGCGCTCTCGGCTTCGGCGGCACCAACTGCTACCTGCTGAACGTCAACAACCTCGCGGGCAACATCCCGTACGTCGGGCCGTAG
- a CDS encoding CPBP family intramembrane glutamic endopeptidase: MSDQSAVAAQHPHPLMAQLAALHHFRIYVDIAIVVVVLAMTNLIAHFTTPWASIATVPAAAVGLLALARARGWGWTELGLGREHWKTGAGYALAAVGVVLSVIAIGALLPWTRPMFMNDNYATLSGALIASMIIIPLQTVIPEELAFRGVLHGALDRAWGFRGVAAAGSLLFGMWHIATSLGLTSSNVGFTRLFGGGILGTVAGVVLAVVATGIAGFVFSWLRRRSGSLLAPIALHWSLNGMGALAAAVVWHIST; the protein is encoded by the coding sequence ATGTCTGACCAGAGCGCCGTGGCCGCGCAACATCCCCACCCGCTGATGGCGCAGCTGGCCGCCCTGCACCACTTCCGCATCTACGTCGACATCGCGATCGTCGTCGTGGTGCTGGCGATGACCAATCTGATCGCCCACTTCACGACCCCGTGGGCCAGCATCGCGACCGTCCCCGCGGCAGCCGTCGGACTGCTCGCGCTGGCGCGCGCACGCGGCTGGGGCTGGACCGAGCTGGGCCTGGGCCGCGAACACTGGAAGACGGGTGCGGGCTATGCGCTCGCCGCGGTGGGTGTGGTTCTCTCGGTGATCGCGATCGGCGCGTTGCTGCCGTGGACGCGACCGATGTTCATGAACGACAACTACGCGACGCTGTCGGGCGCGCTGATCGCGTCGATGATCATCATCCCGCTGCAGACCGTGATCCCCGAGGAGCTGGCATTCCGCGGCGTGCTGCACGGCGCGCTGGACCGTGCGTGGGGTTTCCGAGGTGTCGCGGCGGCCGGGTCGCTCCTGTTCGGGATGTGGCACATCGCGACCTCCCTGGGTCTGACGAGCAGCAACGTCGGCTTCACACGCCTGTTCGGCGGTGGCATTCTCGGCACCGTCGCCGGCGTCGTGCTCGCAGTCGTCGCCACCGGCATCGCGGGTTTCGTGTTCAGCTGGCTGCGCAGGCGCAGCGGCAGCCTCCTGGCTCCGATCGCCCTGCACTGGTCGCTCAACGGCATGGGCGCGCTGGCCGCCGCAGTCGTCTGGCACATCTCGACCTGA
- a CDS encoding zinc-binding alcohol dehydrogenase family protein → MTAWQVVSPGPVDTRPLHRATVPRPEPGDGELLVAVRACGVCRTDLHVAEGDLAVHRPNVIPGHEVVGEVVAAGPDVHGFAAGDRVGVAWLRYTCGRCAYCLRGRENLCPESRYTGWDADGGYAEYTTVPAAYAHRLPGGYSDTELAPLLCAGIIGYRALMRTGLPASGRLGIYGFGGSAHLTAQVALARGARVHVMTRGEQARELALALGAASAQGATDMPPEPLDAAILFAPVGDLVLPAMAALDRGGVLAIAGIHLSDIPSLNYQDHLFQEREIRSVTANTRADAREFLSFVAEHRMQVTTPEYPLDRADQALADLGAGRISGAAVLVL, encoded by the coding sequence ATGACCGCATGGCAGGTCGTCAGCCCGGGGCCGGTCGACACGCGCCCTCTGCACCGCGCGACGGTGCCCAGGCCGGAACCGGGCGACGGCGAACTTCTCGTCGCGGTTCGTGCGTGCGGCGTGTGCCGCACGGACCTGCATGTTGCCGAAGGTGATCTGGCGGTACACCGGCCCAATGTGATCCCGGGCCACGAGGTGGTCGGCGAAGTTGTCGCGGCCGGTCCCGACGTGCACGGGTTCGCCGCAGGTGACCGCGTAGGTGTCGCCTGGCTGCGATACACGTGCGGCCGGTGCGCATACTGCCTGCGCGGGCGGGAAAACCTGTGCCCCGAATCGCGGTACACAGGGTGGGATGCCGACGGCGGTTATGCCGAATACACCACGGTGCCCGCGGCATACGCGCATCGTCTGCCTGGCGGGTACTCAGACACCGAACTGGCCCCGCTGCTGTGCGCGGGCATCATCGGCTATCGCGCTCTCATGCGCACCGGGCTTCCTGCGAGCGGGCGCCTCGGCATCTACGGCTTCGGTGGCAGCGCGCACCTCACGGCTCAGGTGGCATTGGCGCGGGGTGCGCGCGTGCACGTCATGACCCGTGGTGAGCAGGCTCGTGAACTCGCGCTCGCGCTGGGCGCGGCGTCGGCGCAGGGCGCCACCGACATGCCGCCCGAACCGCTCGACGCGGCGATCCTGTTCGCCCCCGTCGGCGATCTGGTCCTGCCCGCGATGGCCGCGCTGGACCGCGGCGGCGTGCTGGCGATCGCGGGCATCCACCTCAGCGACATCCCGTCACTCAACTACCAGGACCACCTGTTCCAGGAGCGCGAGATCCGGTCGGTCACCGCCAACACCCGGGCCGATGCCCGCGAGTTCTTGTCGTTCGTCGCCGAACACCGCATGCAGGTGACCACGCCGGAGTATCCGCTGGACCGTGCGGATCAGGCCCTGGCGGATCTGGGCGCCGGGCGGATCTCGGGCGCCGCGGTGCTCGTTCTGTGA
- a CDS encoding CGNR zinc finger domain-containing protein, producing the protein MVTWTGDSETKPAPGPLSRIQALVNTVDLERGQDRLADPAHAVPWLIDNDLLSPGSTPTRDEMDLLLGVREALRALLVVNVGGPAPAPETLGALRQVADSATARAELGADGEVALCAAGDSVIERLVELLVVMRDAQRDGTWGRLKACANEDCRWAFYDRSRNHGGSWCTMSVCGNKLKNRQFRARHRADGKAGTDVDDVDRP; encoded by the coding sequence ATGGTGACATGGACCGGAGACAGCGAAACAAAACCCGCTCCTGGGCCGCTGTCGCGCATCCAGGCGCTGGTGAACACCGTCGACCTCGAGCGCGGGCAGGACCGGCTGGCGGATCCCGCCCACGCCGTTCCGTGGCTGATCGACAACGACCTGCTGAGCCCCGGATCCACACCGACGCGCGACGAGATGGACCTGCTGCTGGGCGTCAGGGAGGCGCTGCGGGCGCTTCTGGTGGTCAACGTGGGGGGTCCCGCGCCCGCGCCCGAGACGCTCGGTGCACTGCGCCAGGTGGCCGACAGTGCGACCGCACGCGCCGAACTCGGCGCCGACGGAGAGGTGGCACTGTGCGCCGCGGGTGACTCGGTCATCGAGCGCCTGGTGGAACTTCTGGTCGTGATGCGCGACGCGCAACGCGACGGCACGTGGGGCCGGCTCAAGGCGTGCGCCAACGAGGACTGCCGCTGGGCGTTCTACGACCGCTCCCGCAACCACGGGGGATCCTGGTGCACGATGTCGGTCTGCGGGAACAAGCTCAAGAACCGGCAGTTCCGCGCGCGCCACCGTGCCGATGGGAAAGCCGGAACCGACGTGGACGACGTCGATCGCCCCTGA